A stretch of the TM7 phylum sp. oral taxon 349 genome encodes the following:
- a CDS encoding NrdH-redoxin yields MMSKTTQSHVIIYSAAWCAFCKTEKQYLEHLGVPFTVRDIETDEGAMDELLTKVDSSTSSVPVTDIDGIIVRGFDRAKIDAALHDKGLLA; encoded by the coding sequence ATAATGTCAAAAACTACACAATCACACGTTATTATTTATAGTGCCGCCTGGTGCGCATTTTGCAAGACCGAAAAACAATATCTAGAACACCTCGGCGTACCATTTACCGTACGCGATATTGAAACTGACGAAGGTGCGATGGACGAGCTGCTCACCAAAGTCGACAGCAGTACTAGTAGCGTCCCCGTTACCGACATTGACGGTATTATTGTCCGCGGTTTTGATCGCGCTAAGATTGACGCAGCACTGCACGATAAAGGGTTGCTTGCCTAG